Proteins found in one Nevskia ramosa DSM 11499 genomic segment:
- a CDS encoding ExbD/TolR family protein, translated as MRRMSNHAVDDGDDEDHGIDLAPMLDFVLNLLIFFIITAIFVKEVGLTLSTPPPNNKAKKTDNDDTTMYIAVRANGDIVVDQRLIDKGSVRPNVERFKGEKPEGSVIIVANTKAPTGIVVGVMDEVRQGGITNVSIAPTTTNRTQ; from the coding sequence ATGCGTCGGATGTCCAACCACGCGGTAGACGACGGTGATGACGAAGACCATGGCATCGACCTGGCGCCGATGCTGGATTTCGTCCTCAACCTGCTGATCTTTTTCATCATCACCGCGATCTTCGTCAAAGAGGTCGGCCTGACCCTGTCGACGCCGCCGCCGAACAACAAGGCGAAGAAGACCGACAACGACGATACGACGATGTATATCGCGGTGCGCGCCAATGGCGACATCGTGGTCGACCAGCGTCTGATCGACAAAGGCTCGGTGCGCCCGAACGTCGAGCGCTTCAAGGGCGAAAAGCCGGAAGGCTCGGTGATCATCGTGGCGAACACCAAGGCACCGACCGGCATCGTCGTCGGCGTCATGGATGAAGTCCGTCAGGGTGGCATCACCAACGTTTCGATTGCGCCGACGACGACCAACAGAACCCAGTAG
- a CDS encoding ExbD/TolR family protein — MLPQRHDHDEEHHGIDLAPMLDFVFNLLIFFIIITSFVKQSGVKVVPTDAKTAEHRDSGNILIAVRANGEIWMDRKKVSLPEVRAMVERMHAERPDDTVVIQADKMSESGIMSKVMEQVQAGGILTVSVGTKGKV; from the coding sequence ATGCTGCCTCAAAGACACGATCACGACGAAGAGCACCACGGCATCGACTTGGCGCCGATGCTGGACTTCGTTTTCAACCTGCTGATCTTTTTCATCATCATCACGTCCTTCGTCAAGCAGTCGGGCGTCAAGGTCGTTCCGACCGACGCCAAGACGGCCGAGCATCGTGACTCCGGCAACATCCTGATTGCGGTCCGTGCCAATGGCGAGATCTGGATGGATCGCAAGAAAGTGTCCTTGCCGGAAGTGCGGGCCATGGTCGAGCGCATGCATGCCGAACGTCCGGACGACACGGTGGTGATCCAGGCCGACAAGATGTCGGAGAGCGGGATCATGAGCAAAGTCATGGAGCAGGTACAGGCGGGCGGCATTCTGACCGTATCGGTCGGCACCAAGGGCAAGGTGTAA